One Primulina tabacum isolate GXHZ01 chromosome 10, ASM2559414v2, whole genome shotgun sequence DNA segment encodes these proteins:
- the LOC142505095 gene encoding protein S-acyltransferase 24-like, with protein sequence MASEIEVVEEVESGDISSNGGKTAAVVVEDESLRNDVYTAAAYGDMEKLQRLVESEGCSVSEPDSLGYYALQWAGLNNRTAAAQYIIEHGADINARDNTGQTALHWSAVRGAIQVAELLLQEGARVNSVDFNGYQTTHVAAQYGQTAFLYHIVTKWNADPDIPDNDGRSPLHWAAYKGFADCIRLLLFLNAYRARQDKEGCTPLHWAAIRGNLEACTVLVQAGKKEELMVTDNTGLTPAQLAADKNHRQVAFFLGNARKLLDKKWDSNSFLGKLSKLGLAPLLWCVIFLLLVTYIHSVVTASNLPRLTAGFGLFAWMGVFLATSGLVPFYRCSSKDPGFIKMNSYDQENMKDDEPLLKVEVNNPALLAGNWSQLCSTCKIVRPLRAKHCSTCDRCVEQFDHHCPWVSNCIGKKNKWDFFLFLVLEVVAMLITGAVALIRVLTDPTAPSTFGAWLSHAGNQHVGALLFLVADFFLLSGVAVLTVVQASQISRNITTNEMANMMRYSYLREPGGRFRNPYDHGCKKNCTDFLINGYNEDIERRPEESVIESEGIGMMHMTRNAIHSNGSIDHGSRANGNGQVVIDVNNTSNSLHGHVHSSHCSHGRNHNRKTDSIPLGLGVGLGRNAAHSAAVS encoded by the exons ATGGCATCGGAGATCgaggtggtggaggaggtggaatCGGGAGATATTTCCTCGAATGGTGGAAAGACGGCGGCTGTGGTTGTGGAAGATGAGAGCTTGAGGAACGATGTGTACACAGCGGCCGCTTATGGTGACATGGAGAAGCTGCAGCGGCTGGTCGAGAGCGAGGGTTGCTCGGTTTCGGAGCCCGATAGCTTAGGTTATTATGCACTTCAATGGGCGGGACTCAATAATCGGACTGCCGCCGCGCAATACATCATAGAG CATGGAGCTGATATTAATGCCCGTGATAATACGGGCCAAACTGCTCTGCACTGGAGTGCTGTTAGGGGTGCAATCCAGGTTGCTGAACTTCTGTTGCAGGAGGGTGCTCGGGTCAATTCAGTTGATTTTAATGGCTATCAG ACAACACATGTTGCTGCACAATATGGTCAGACGGCTTTTCTTTATCACATAGTCACAAAGTGGAATGCTGATCCTGATATTCCTGATAATGATGGAAGAAGCCCTTTACACTG GGCAGCTTACAAGGGCTTTGCAGATTGCATACGTCTTTTGCTATTTCTAAATGCATACAGGGCACGGCAGGATAAAGAAG GTTGCACCCCCCTTCACTGGGCTGCCATTAGGGGTAATTTAGAAGCATGCACTGTTTTGGTGCAGGCTGGGAAGAAGGAAGAATTGATGGTTACTGATAATACTGGTCTTACACCTGCTCAGCTAGCCGCTGATAAGAATCACAGACAAGTCGCGTTTTTTCTT GGAAATGCTAGAAAGTTGCTTGACAAAAAGTGGGATAGCAATAGCTTCCTTGGCAAACTTTCAAAATTAGGACTTGCTCCATTACTTTGGTGTGTAATCTTTTTGCTGCTTGTGACATATATCCACTCAGTGGTTACAG CTTCTAATTTGCCAAGATTAACTGCTGGTTTTGGTCTCTTTGCTTGGATGGGTGTATTCTTGGCAACCTCTGGACTAGTTCCCTTTTATAGATGTAGCAG CAAGGATCCCGGGTTTATCAAAATGAATAGTTATGATCAAGAAAACATGAAAGATGAT GAACCTTTGTTGAAGGTTGAGGTAAATAATCCTGCTTTGCTTGCTGGGAATTGGTCACAACTTTGCTCAACCTGCAAG ATTGTTCGTCCTCTTCGTGCAAAGCATTGTTCCACCTGTGATCGTTGCGTTGAACAATTTGACCATCATTGCCCATGGGTGTCTAATTGCATTGGCAAG AAAAACAAATGGGACTTCTTCTTGTTTCTTGTTCTGGAAGTTGTTGCAATGCTGATTACCGGCGCAGTTGCACTTATAA GAGTGTTGACTGATCCAACGGCTCCATCTACCTTTGGCGCATGGTTAAGCCATGCTGGTAATCAGCATGTTGGtgctttattatttttggttgCAGACTTTTTCCTCCTTTCCGGTGTTGCAGTCTTGACTGTTGTACAGGCCTCTCAG ATTTCTCGCAATATTACAACAAATGAAATGGCGAACATGATGCGGTACAGCTACCTAAGAGAACCAGGTGGTAGATTCCGTAACCCGTACGATCACGGGTGTAAGAAGAACTGCACAGATTTCTTGATAAATGGCTACAATGAAGATATCGAGCGACGCCCTGAAGAATCGGTGATTGAATCTGAAGGAATTGGGATGATGCACATGACACGAAATGCCATCCATTCAAATGGATCCATCGATCATGGTAGTCGAGCAAATGGAAATGGCCAAGTAGTAATTGATGTGAACAATACCTCAAACTCGCTTCATGGTCATGTCCATTCTTCTCATTGTAGCCATGGCCGTAATCACAATAGAAAAACCGATTCGATTCCTTTAGGTTTGGGAGTTGGTTTAGGGCGAAATGCTGCCCATTCTGCAGCGGTTTCGTGA